ATACATGTTTAGTTGTTTACTACTATTGTTTCTTCACTTGAACTGGTCGTGCCATTCGTATGTACACCTTGTAAAATTCTGGTAAAGATGCTCAaggttttacaatttttccatATTCTTGCAAGCGGTGTGGATTTTTTAAAGTTGAAAGAGAAACCTGCTTGAGTAGCTGACTGAAATTCTTGTCTTTTCCACTAATGGAATGCTGAGATTGTTTCTTTTACCTGAACTCTGAAGCATCCTGTTTTTAAGTGTCGCGTGACTGAGTCTGCGAAGCTGCCCATAAAATCACATGATGTGGATTTGAATTGTTTGTAGCTTGGAGGGCCATACATCCCCCTGAAAACTGGCCGAAGAGATGGTAGAAAAAGCAGAGCAGATATACTAGAACAGCACCTGCCAGACCACAATGAGAGCATGAGTGTTGTTCTTGAGCGGTTTGCTAATATTGGAATTAACACCGCTGGAGTTGTTGCTTTGCTTggtatacatttaaattttgtatattaagaagttttttctcttgaatataattgattgatcCATAAGtcaaatttgatgaagttaAGGTTCTCGACTGATTCTCCACTATTTGATTTGTTCCCACAGGTGCTCACAGTGTGGGCAGAACCCACTGTGTCAAGCTGGTTCACCGGTTGTACCCAGAAGTGGATCCGGCGCTCAACCCAGCCCATGTTGAGCACATGCTCTACAAGTGCCCGGATGCCATCCCCGACCCCAAGGCAGTGCAGTATGTGAGGAACGACCGTGGCACCCCGATGAAACTCGACAACAATTACTACAGAAACATATTGGACAACAAGGGTTTGCTGATTGTGGATCACCAATTAGCCACAGACAAGAGGACCAAGCCCTTTGTCAAGAAAATGGCCAAGAGTCAGGACTATTTCTTCAAGGAGTTTGCTAGAGCCATTACTACTCtctctgagaacaaccctctcACCGGCACAAAGGGTGAGATCAGAAAGCAGTGCAACCTCGCCAACAAACTCCATTGAAATGTTGCCAGTTCTGTACTGataactttttcttcttaGCATGTCTGAGAAGATAGAGTGAGAGGGATGATAATAAGATGGTGTGTTTTCTTTACTGGGGTTTGTTTCTTGCAACCAGTATGAGTGGTAGCAGAGAATGGCAAGAATTGGTGGTGGCCATGTTAATCATAGCTCTGTTTGTAGTGCAGATATATGCGCTTCTTGTGGGGGTCTACCTTTCATGAGATGAATGGGGTTACTAGGTAGGGGGATTGTTGTATGTAAGGATTGGAGGGTGTATGATGCATGTATTGTAATGATTAAAGATCCATACTCGTATGTGCTATTCATCCCAAGGAAacatccaattaaataatccAACATGACTTTTCTAAGTCATGCAGGGGGCCCTACGGATGAAAGAGGAATGATTTAATATAGATGGATAGCATGAAGATAAGATTGCTTTACATAAGCAAATATGACCTTAATGCATCACCCATATGACCACAAGAATGGAGTATATCATGTGATTCTGATAGAAGATTGGCGGCCTAGATGGAGAAATAACTCGAAAATAGTATGATTAGCAGACTGTTCGTTGATGGAAGTAATAGAACTAGCATTTTAAACTTGAAAATGTAAAGCATTACTATACACACAGGAGTGTATTCTTACAAGATTAAACAGTAAGAACTGTTGtacatttgaaaattatgaccATAGCTTCCAAATACAGTAAAGGATCGACAAACCAATAATAGAACTAAGTATCCattaacacaaaaattataaacaatctGAACTAAAAGGCCTCACAAACTGTAACCCTATCACCTTCGAAGTCATTGAATAAGAAGAGATGATCCATGCAGGAACTCAAGAGACCATGTTACGTTACACCCATGGTCGACAGTTTTTGTTATCCTAAGCAGAGGTCTTCATGTCCGAAAAAAATTCTGCTCAGGCAGCATTTTCCTTGATCTAGAACAGCTTTACCTGTTGTTGTGTTCCACTTCTCATCATTGCACAAAACTCCTCGTAGTTGATTCTCCCATCCTATAAAACAGAACCTTGTAAGTCCTCTATCTTAGTTCATTAGAGATGATAAGAACCTTGAAATCTAGATTCAGGCCAACTTACATTATCTGTGTCCACTTCAGATATTATCTCTTTGATGGTGGCCTCATCCCCCATTCCGTACTCCTTCATAGCAGTTTCCAGTTCATCTCTTGTGATATAGCTGAAATCATTTAAAGTGAAGAATGACAAGTTAATTATGCTAATGCGTGAGAAAATCACATCATGCCACATAATTGGTACattaacagaaaatgaaaaagttgaaCTAACATCACTAAGCTGGAGATCAATGTACTCAAAGAACAAGGAGTACAATTCTCATCAGTTTAGAGTGAAAAGACAGTACTTCTCAACTATCCTTAAGCATGTAAAAGGGAAATGCTGTATTCAGTCAATAATGAGTGGCTAAAGACTATTATCTTGGCTTACCCACTGCTATCCTTGTCAAAAAACTGAAATGCCTTAAACAGATGTTCATCTCTTTCCAGCTTATGTCTGTGCATCGTAGCTGTGATGAACTCGATGTAGTCGATTGTTCCATTACCATCCACATCAGCCTGATTTGAACAGTACAATAGTTGAATTGTATAAAGAAAGGAGTCAAACAAATAAAGGNNNNNNNNNNNNNNNNNNNNNNNNNNNNNNNNNNNNNNNNNNNNNNNNNNNNNNNNNAAGAGTATGGTACTCACAGCTTCCATGAGTTGTTTCACTTCAGCCTCTGAGAGTTTTGATCCAAGCCGAGCCAATCCAGATTTCAATTCTTCATAAGTGATTGTCCCACTCCTGTCGGTGTCAATATTTGTAAACATTGCCTTAAGACCCTTAATTTCTTCCTCCGATAAACTTTGTGCAATGACCTGCAAACATTTCCGTAAACAGTAGAGCATTGTAAGATAAAGTAAAGAGAATTTCCACCTAAGTAACATCTCATAATTGACCTAATTACATATGCGATTAAACTCTAGACTAGAAACTTGCACAAACTTATGCActaattgaacaaaaatatgtAGTTTTCACTGCAGAGTTGCACATAAACTTCTGATCAACTGTCATATTCAGGTCATTCTTACACGCACATGTCAATATTAAACCAGCATTTGCAATCAATTGACCTCTTACTACAAATTCTTCATAAGTGTGAGCCGTTTTTCTCTTGGAGATGTAAAACTTTAAGCTGAAGCTCTAATGCTTGACTAGAGCTTGAAGACGTTGAGAGCACAGGCCAAGAGGGACCTGTATGATGGCTTGGAGGATGTATTTGAGTTTGATTAAGGGACCAAGGGTTGCGCTTTTATTGGGTGGCTAAGTTGGGGCAAGCTATTGATTTAAAGGGTTTGGTTGTATGAGAAGTTAGTTTTAGGATTGGAGAAAAAATAGCTCCATCACGTAATGATTTAGACTTACCCTGCAGTTGCAGCATCCAAAGATTGACTCTTGAAACTAATATGCTCAGCAAGCAAAGGAGCCAACCTTACGACTAGACCACAAAAATAGTGCTCTATTAGATCTATACAAGCCAGATAGGTATGGCATGGGCCTGACCATGTTCACCTATCTCCACTGCTAGATGAAGATAAGCTGGCCTAGTaagaaaaatctattttcTCGTGTCTTTCAAACAGTAAGGTGTAGCCAGATTACATCTAATTTGGAACTCACTGTCGTCGACTTCAAGCAGAATAGGACTCAAGTTCGTTACGGTGATGCGTCATATGACCTTACTTCAGAATTACATGATATCAAAACCAAAGAGCAGCCAGAAGACGTGCACCTAAAGAACCCTCCTCAACTCAACCAAGAAATCTATCCATCTTTGTGCAGATTATGGTCCCCTGCTTATATTTGATGGCATACATGATATTTGGCTTGCCAGCACTCCATTTATCCCAGCaataaaaaaactgaatttCTGACGTTTTTAAGCTTTTTTTAAACCAAGTTTTTCCCTTATTTACTCCATCTATATGGGGGAAAGGTCTGCAATATCACACACTCAATGAATATATGCAAGCAGAAACTAATGGAGAACCATGAAAATGACTTATTTATGTGACCACATTGCTATAGAAATTTAAGATACCAACCAGATTCAGTTCCTCATAGAGTGAGCTGATTACTCACCTACAC
This genomic window from Sesamum indicum cultivar Zhongzhi No. 13 linkage group LG12, S_indicum_v1.0, whole genome shotgun sequence contains:
- the LOC105175345 gene encoding peroxidase 42-like, which gives rise to MSSNSKTLFFFLAILYFSSVSAIAENEDPGLVMNYYRDSCPQAEDIIKEQVQLLYKRHKNTAFSWLRNIFHDCFVESCDASLLLDSTRRMLSEKETDRSFGMRNFRYIETIKEALERECPGVVSCSDILVLSARDGIVALGGPYIPLKTGRRDGRKSRADILEQHLPDHNESMSVVLERFANIGINTAGVVALLGAHSVGRTHCVKLVHRLYPEVDPALNPAHVEHMLYKCPDAIPDPKAVQYVRNDRGTPMKLDNNYYRNILDNKGLLIVDHQLATDKRTKPFVKKMAKSQDYFFKEFARAITTLSENNPLTGTKGEIRKQCNLANKLH